In Chryseobacterium gleum, a single genomic region encodes these proteins:
- a CDS encoding DUF6252 family protein, whose amino-acid sequence MKNLLFVALLSIGLFSSCKDDEQDQNVLPEATQSGKNTAGALINGKVWVATTKKINQPGTYCEKLNNNYYLIKLDLRKDPERYTESIDLIVSIPNLEINQTYEVVNQTPDDGYNYASYTSNDKVSYSSNSNNTGRIKITRLDLQNQIVSGTFEFKAEDSNGNIVTITEGRFDKKFD is encoded by the coding sequence ATGAAAAATCTACTTTTTGTAGCTCTATTATCAATAGGACTTTTTTCTTCTTGCAAAGATGATGAGCAGGATCAAAATGTATTGCCAGAAGCAACGCAATCCGGTAAAAACACTGCAGGGGCATTAATAAATGGCAAAGTTTGGGTAGCTACCACAAAAAAGATTAACCAACCCGGCACCTATTGTGAAAAGTTGAATAATAACTATTATTTAATAAAATTAGATTTAAGAAAAGATCCTGAGAGATACACTGAATCTATTGACCTAATTGTATCAATCCCCAACTTAGAGATTAACCAAACATATGAAGTTGTTAATCAAACACCTGACGATGGTTACAACTATGCAAGCTATACAAGTAATGATAAGGTTAGTTACTCATCAAACTCAAACAACACCGGTAGAATAAAAATAACGAGACTCGATCTTCAAAACCAAATTGTTTCTGGAACATTTGAATTCAAAGCCGAAGATAGCAATGGGAATATTGTTACTATAACAGAAGGACGCTTTGATAAAAAGTTCGATTAA
- a CDS encoding T9SS type A sorting domain-containing protein, translated as MKTKLSILAAFLLLSKLLLGQVQVSPQLVAQPSDPVNPVLESTLLLPFSDLDKTKIQTGLLLDAGIEFADLKKYNGTPTDSSFTTSKIINDIYGSLVMSKISSNGSALKSPADFQSEWFQDQTIDLLPIGGTYFKYNQFSESNQLAFQNMAPNLPTDRLNNISTGSLTLTPQNKILDVYVNNVWQDPYEINKVFAMAPIANSHNKLHFNVVFPPTLFLSNYTSEISILEVKFSDATNFQTVTLGQMIPVSYPSAGEYTWTYKLTLTNGQILYSKNKFSVTGDLEKYVDINDNGQAFSAAANLSTNNYWKVQLENYQYFIPFPPTVVNKPKLTLYIKLRNGQTQITKPFIVAEGFDTGHITAPRQEGGDNNIDDFLNRGGMQNTALKSYLEGNYDIIYVDWGIGTDYIQNNAELLKKAIRWVNQNKIGSEKNVVLGQSMGGLIARYALKDMEDNGENHDTKLFISHDSPHLGANTPLGLQYMLRHISKTFLRSPIVAGLNYVFSPIFTGGAPVSDILTIADTPASRQMLINYINSNYSIDNSVHNTWQATLKSKGYPQQTRNVAISNGSECGTDQNLQDLVTMHHNSKGWFVDFIGALIGGVTLDPAQVILSVVPGKSRYYYDFVARPMSSINESKQLYYGKIVYKKDILWVIPAQHTLLSGSRNQPSNVLPIDKYGGGKYRFPTSSLPEFLGNHITATDFSFVPTPSALDYNFGNTTLTENEYQKTFSPVDDASNIPFANFVAEEIGSYYGENTSHTYFSPRNRQFILNQFSEATKDQKLTTAFLCGSKVKIGGDALLCGNNNTTYTTGFAPTIQWSVINGANLVDIIGPSNQPQISLTPKANANGLLKLQAYLAGGGASNTVTKEVWIGKPMFSVSQINDPTYYNESHFYLSNSNATPVGSEQGITQVTWTKLSSSPQYGVFLHTYNNQLEGFARGSNNNWSMEVKVEATNGCGTSTQTVTITPPPAAPCETFSIAKNGETSDSYVVLKYIEPPCVSGKTVISKQEEQYQITVANSMGAVVISKAGNSFDLQGFPTGMYVVNISKDNETLVNQTIIKN; from the coding sequence ATGAAAACAAAATTAAGTATTTTGGCAGCATTCCTATTGCTGTCAAAGCTTCTACTTGGACAAGTCCAAGTTAGTCCACAACTTGTAGCGCAGCCGAGTGATCCCGTCAATCCGGTCCTGGAATCTACACTTTTATTGCCCTTTTCAGATTTGGACAAGACAAAAATACAAACAGGTCTACTACTGGATGCAGGAATAGAGTTTGCGGATCTTAAGAAATATAATGGAACTCCTACGGATAGTTCATTTACCACATCTAAAATCATAAATGACATTTACGGGTCATTAGTAATGAGTAAAATATCGTCGAATGGCAGTGCTCTTAAATCTCCCGCTGATTTTCAAAGTGAGTGGTTTCAGGACCAGACAATTGATCTACTGCCGATAGGTGGAACCTATTTCAAATATAACCAATTTTCAGAAAGCAATCAACTAGCTTTTCAGAATATGGCTCCGAATCTGCCTACTGATAGATTGAATAATATTTCTACAGGATCTCTAACGTTAACACCTCAAAATAAAATTTTAGATGTTTACGTAAATAATGTCTGGCAAGATCCTTATGAGATCAACAAAGTTTTTGCAATGGCACCAATTGCGAACAGTCACAACAAACTACATTTCAATGTTGTTTTTCCACCTACTCTGTTTCTAAGTAATTACACTAGTGAAATCTCAATTCTCGAAGTGAAATTTTCCGATGCCACCAACTTTCAGACAGTGACATTGGGTCAGATGATACCTGTTAGTTATCCCTCTGCCGGTGAATATACCTGGACATATAAACTTACATTAACGAATGGACAAATACTATACTCAAAAAACAAATTTTCAGTTACTGGAGATTTGGAAAAATATGTCGATATAAATGACAATGGGCAAGCTTTTTCTGCTGCAGCTAACTTGTCCACCAACAATTACTGGAAAGTACAACTGGAAAATTATCAGTATTTTATTCCTTTCCCCCCGACGGTTGTAAATAAACCAAAACTTACACTATATATTAAACTTCGTAATGGGCAAACTCAAATCACAAAGCCTTTTATTGTAGCAGAAGGCTTTGATACAGGTCATATAACAGCACCTAGACAAGAAGGCGGAGATAATAATATTGATGATTTTTTAAATAGAGGAGGTATGCAAAATACTGCATTAAAATCCTATTTAGAAGGGAATTACGATATCATCTATGTAGATTGGGGTATTGGTACTGACTATATACAAAATAATGCTGAACTATTAAAAAAAGCAATCAGATGGGTAAATCAGAATAAAATAGGAAGCGAGAAGAATGTAGTTTTAGGGCAAAGTATGGGAGGTCTTATTGCTCGATATGCGCTAAAGGATATGGAGGATAACGGGGAAAACCACGATACAAAATTATTCATTTCTCACGATTCTCCCCATTTGGGCGCAAATACACCTTTAGGGTTGCAATATATGCTTAGACATATTTCAAAAACTTTTCTTCGTTCGCCCATTGTTGCTGGTCTTAATTATGTTTTTTCGCCTATATTCACTGGTGGTGCTCCTGTAAGCGACATTCTTACGATTGCCGATACTCCTGCTTCCAGGCAAATGTTAATCAATTATATTAATAGTAACTATAGCATTGATAATTCTGTCCACAACACCTGGCAAGCAACTTTAAAGTCAAAAGGTTATCCTCAGCAAACTAGGAATGTAGCTATTTCAAATGGAAGCGAATGTGGTACCGATCAAAACCTCCAGGATTTGGTTACAATGCATCACAATAGTAAAGGCTGGTTTGTAGATTTTATCGGGGCATTGATTGGTGGCGTAACATTAGATCCTGCTCAGGTAATACTTTCTGTTGTTCCGGGAAAATCCCGCTATTACTATGATTTTGTTGCTCGACCAATGTCTAGCATTAATGAGTCAAAGCAATTATATTATGGAAAGATAGTATATAAAAAAGATATTTTATGGGTAATCCCAGCTCAACATACCCTACTTTCTGGAAGCAGAAATCAGCCCTCTAATGTGCTGCCTATTGATAAATATGGTGGTGGGAAATACAGATTTCCAACATCTTCATTACCTGAATTTCTCGGCAATCATATTACTGCAACTGATTTTTCTTTTGTTCCAACACCCAGCGCTTTGGATTACAATTTTGGAAATACAACGCTTACAGAAAATGAATATCAGAAAACTTTTTCACCAGTTGACGATGCCAGTAATATCCCTTTTGCAAACTTTGTAGCGGAGGAGATAGGAAGTTACTATGGAGAAAATACAAGCCATACCTATTTTAGCCCAAGGAATAGACAGTTTATTCTCAATCAATTCTCAGAAGCCACCAAAGATCAAAAGTTAACTACCGCTTTTTTGTGTGGTAGCAAAGTAAAAATAGGCGGAGACGCACTATTGTGTGGAAATAATAACACAACTTATACAACAGGTTTTGCACCAACAATCCAATGGTCGGTAATAAATGGCGCTAACCTCGTTGATATAATTGGTCCTAGTAACCAGCCTCAAATCTCACTTACTCCTAAAGCAAATGCGAATGGTTTACTGAAGTTACAAGCATATCTTGCTGGGGGTGGAGCAAGCAATACGGTTACTAAGGAGGTTTGGATAGGAAAACCTATGTTTAGCGTGTCCCAGATTAACGATCCCACTTACTACAACGAATCTCATTTCTATTTAAGTAATAGTAATGCAACACCTGTCGGTAGCGAGCAGGGCATTACTCAGGTAACCTGGACAAAATTGTCATCAAGTCCCCAATATGGTGTATTTCTCCATACCTATAATAATCAACTTGAAGGATTTGCACGAGGAAGTAATAATAATTGGTCTATGGAGGTAAAAGTAGAAGCAACAAATGGTTGTGGAACATCTACTCAAACAGTAACTATAACACCACCGCCGGCTGCACCTTGTGAAACATTTTCTATTGCAAAAAATGGAGAGACTTCTGATAGCTATGTTGTATTGAAATATATTGAACCACCTTGTGTTTCGGGAAAAACTGTAATTTCGAAACAAGAAGAACAATATCAAATAACTGTTGCCAACAGTATGGGAGCCGTTGTAATTTCCAAAGCGGGAAACTCTTTCGATCTACAAGGTTTTCCGACAGGAATGTATGTAGTAAATATTTCAAAAGACAACGAAACCTTAGTAAATCAAACGATAATTAAAAATTAG